Within Anopheles nili chromosome 3, idAnoNiliSN_F5_01, whole genome shotgun sequence, the genomic segment aaatcaaaataaaaccgtGAACAATTATGCTCTGTATATTAGTGATCATCTACAGAACAACATAACATTCTTGTTTTATGATCGTTTTAGAAAGAGTTTCttcataataaattaaatggaaTATGTAACACCCgccctttttgttgttgatacATGGTAGATTATATGAATATAGCATTCATTTGTACCGAAAAATAATCACTTCAAACATTTCAGTTGATTATAAATTTTACAAAGCAATGTGTTTTATGAACACATGCTTTAGAATTTGTGTATCGTTGATTGTAGACAAAGATAATATATGAGTCAAATTTAAAGAagaatgaaatttgaatgcaCGTTATCGTGCTAATATTGGACCCTTCAGCAATATGACCAATAGCCATCCTTTTTTGAATGACCAAATTtagcaaaaaagtaaaaattgtgcgtttaaatttgataacaaaacacattccttttgttatttattattgTATTTATGCGAAGGAAGgttgttgattgattgagcCTGTTTTAAACTGTGTTGCTAAAACAAGTCaaatattttgaacattttcagtGTTGTCGCTAAATTACCAAAGctaattgaacaaaaaatattaaagaAATGTTTGCTGAACAAAAACACCGATatgaatttgaaaattgtaGTGCTGAATAGATACATTTTTGTACTacttaaaaatatcaaatattttaaaagcatatttttttacatgAAGCCAtaaaagcataataaaaaagaacaaacttCAAAAGAAATGATGTGTATGATACAGAAAATGAAGATTAAAATATCGAAACACAAAAGTCCAACCTGATGAAtcgtttaaaaatatattagaAACAAATAGAAATTGTTGGTAAACATGAAGTCGCACATATTTTGAGTATAGCTATGAATTTTAATATATAAATTAACATTTTTCCGTTTACCATTACCATCGTTTGCGGTACCATTTATAAATGGGCGAGAGCATTTTTAAATCATGATACCGTAATGCAAGGCAAACGTTTCATCATACGATAGCCACAAATCAAATCCGTGTGGTGTGGCAATAGAATGTAAGAGACAAGAAATTGTCCAAGTGTCAAGAAAATAAGATGTGGTTGAAGTTTCTTGAGTTCTTTGTTATGATAGTTGTAAATTAGAAGCACATTTTTCAAACGCTTAAGTTGAATAAGACCTCTTTAGCATGTGCACATATTATCTTCTGATGATGACTTTTGAGCAATGAATATGGAATACCGAGTATCATATAAGTCCTGTGCGATAAAAAATATAGCGCCGAtgtgttttgtaaaaattcTAGTATAACTACTTAGAATGTTGGTTAGAAGATGCCTATCGAAGGTACTAGGCTATAGTGGCAGGGTATCATGAATCATTAGGACTGGACTGCATTGTCGTGACACATAAAATGGTTGGAAAGCGATGCATTGAAAATATCGTGTGAATTGCGAATATGATGGAGCGGACCAAATTAATATGATGTGTATTTGGCAGCATTTTGCATTGATATCCAATAACAACCCTATGATGGATAAGTAAATTATGATTTTAAACATgtcaaaatttttttgttatattttgcaaatgtTTATGGCTTCAATCAATACATAGTAGCGTACGTGGCGACGTGACCGTTAGTTTGACAGATTTTCATATAACAGTGAGAgtgaatattaaaaaaaaaagaaatgtgaaaaactctaattgaatttgattaaAGTGTACTTATTCAAAAAGCAATGTTGTTATACATGCGAAGAAACAAACGTTTGCGCAATTTCTACTCCAAGTGTAGTACACAATGCTTGCCTTTGTCGTGATCAGTATTGCCTTCTAGTGGACTTGTGTGTACGTTCGGTGTATTAAGTCCTTATTGTACTtctgttgttttattataattcaGTACTTTTTTTAATATACGATCAATTCTTCTAAATGCCAGGTCGAAAAAATTTTAcacaaattgaaaatcaaaaacagCTATCATCTGCACTGTTGAGATTAAGAAAAGCATTATGAGGATCAGTTTGGGTAATCTAAATCATAGTTCCTTTCACCTTTGCTAAAGTATGACTTGCAATATCACTGAAATTTTCAATCGATAGACCAGACCCCATgacaatttttgaatattttgtttcaaGAGTAAGTTTAAATTGAATTGCTTTCCAAGCGACAGCGTTCCATGAAAAATTTTTGCACAAGTACAGTCTCAAACAAGCACTTAAATCTGGGCTAGGATACAACTCGTGGGATTAACAATATTTTAAACtgtgagagtgagcgagccagaaagagagaaagagaaagaacaaaagagatagaaagaatATAATCCCACATTAAAGAAGACTGACTAATTTCTAGCATCTCACAATTATAAACTGATCATCTCATGAGATATGGAactgaatttgtttttttttgtcaaatgcGCTGTTAGCTAGAAATTTTCATATTCTGATAATCaaactgtttgtttttacgtAGACTGAATGAAAGGGTGTTGAAAACTCCTACGGTAATTTGTAAAAATTTCCCACTATAAGCGAGTGTAATAATAATACTCAATATTATTTGAGTGTACTTGAAAATATTCGTGTCCCGAGAAACAATCTTCCATAAAGAATTTTACATCAATTAGTCGGCACAAACACAAGTTGCCTATTTTTAGTAAGCGCAATAAACCAcattttgatattttatgcTTATCGTTAAATGGTGATATTGTCGGTCAGCTGtataggttttttttgttatttttcatttgaaaataatttgatttcttATAAATAACTTGAATTTGCAATCAGAGAGATGTAGCAATCAACAACATTGGTGGTAGTATAACAATAATTCATAAATATGTGAGAAGTTAACGAaatatgagtgaaaactgtAATGAATCACTAGTAACACAGaggaacgtaaaacaaagagaaaGGGCCTTTTCATTAGACCTTCATGACTGAGCTAGACATAGAAACGAGAAGTCAGGATACGAAAATGAGGAAACGAATTTCATCTGCCACGCTTATTAATATGGAAGGGCATAATAATACGCGCAAAAAATTGCATGAAgcctatgtaaataaattaccaTTTTTGACGACGGAAACAGTGACTAGTGTCGTTTGATGAGATATGTTTATCTCAAcaacgattttcttttccgtctAAACAGTGCTGTTAATGCAGCCGTTTTGTGTTTGGGAGAAGAACTTTAACCACAGCTCCTCCAATTCAATTTGTGCCACCAGTATCGGAATGATCAAACCCTACAAATCAAACCGTCGAATCGTATACAAATTACGTGTATTTCTATCAACCACATAGAACAACGGGTCCGAGGGAGGATTCCCTGATTGATTGACAGTActgcaaaaatgtttgaagagtttatttttgaagcattGCTAAAACAGCCATAAAAATGATCAATTCAACGTACAGAGAGACCATTCGCTCCAGTCCAATCAATTgcctttataaaaaaaaacacagggcCGCGTTTTGCAAATACTCCCCACCaagttattttgtttcgtcaaTCGATTACTTCCTAGAACGGCGCACAGTGCTACCCAGCCAAAGACAgaagacaaataaaaaatcagtAGAACCGTGGCATGCAGCAGGCCGAGATGTATCAATCATCTACAATCACCGAATTCAACCAACACTCTCAGATTAATTataatttgtaaataaaaaaaaacataaaccaagTCCTTGATTGGATGACTCACGTGTGTTACGAGTGAGCCtgataaatcaaaacaaaactaaagcaCGATTGAAGGCAAGAAGTTTGTGCAAATAAGAATCGGTTTGTTAAAATTGATACTATGATAACAAACTTGAACAATGTAAGAGaaaccacaacaaaaaatcgcaacaaaaaCATGAACCCATTTGAAAGGATACAGAAAAAGTATAACTTAAGATGCAGATAACTCTTATTATAGTTGAATATATGCAGCAAAGTAATCGAAAGATGATAGCGAGCTGTACATTGATGGAAAACTTCCAATCACAACAACACAATACGTTGTATCATAAAAGAATGAACGAAGCTCTTGCCAATCTAGGACAAGATTATTTGTGAGGAGATagaaaaacggcaaaaacgctAAGCGTGAAAGTCTGAAAACGAAGTGAAAACGATGCTACTATTAATACTACTGCTACAACATCTACAACTACGACTATTGCTACTACTATAATACTACTATAGTTTTAATAAGACGCAGCAAACCAGCTAAACTGAagcaaaaacacgaaaaaaaaacagaattgTGCATATTTTGGTGTAATTGATATTATAtgaatattatatatatacatatattaatatacatatacatgCAAATATTgtgtaaaaattgaaaataatgtgaaaaaaatttgttataTATCATGCagcatacaaaaaatacaaaaaaaaatgaatgaagcaaGAAAATCCGGCTTTTTTATCGTAGTTTGTATTGCTTTTGGATTCCAATGAGCGGATTTAACGCAAGTAATATTTACAAATATCTACACACACAGGTAAGTATTTTAATTTAGCACACTATAAGAATGGAAAGAATTAAATAACGGTTGGATTCACCAGATGTAGCAAATCGAAAATGTCGAGTGAGTTTGATATCGCGTGCCCCgctttctcttgctctctatGTGCTCTTTCTAACTCTTTCTCTCTGATCCAATCAGTTCATAATCTAGCATTTCGTCAATAGGATCGTATCAAACGTACAGTGATCTTCAACCAATTGAAATAATCCGCTTGCAATGTAGAAGTTATGTAAATAACCCAACGTCAGTAACAGCAATCATCAATCCAGGGGCTGATCTTTAACGTTCCCACGACGTCGACGTAATTCGATCGCATGCAAACACAATGTGTGTCATCCGTTTTGGAATTGTCACCGTAGAGTTGTAGTAAATCGTCTCGTGAATGCAATTGTGTGATGTAGTACTGTACACACTGTAGTAGCATACACGTTTATTTCTTAGAACACACTCTAGTGTAAGGCTAACTACTCAACAACGTCGAAATCAGCGATAGTGAGACGATGAGCCAGGTTGTAGATGTCGCTTCAGCAGACTTGCTTCGGAGGAATGGCTCGTTGGGTGCTGTCGAAATGTAATAGACACCCGCGGGTTTCGATGATTTCCAGATCAAACCGCCCAGCGCCGTATTGTACGTGGAACAGCTCGGTCCAAGGTTTGTGAGACCGTCGCATCGTCGGGCGTAATAGTCGCGGATTTTCAGCGATTCCTTGAAGAAGTCCACAGCACGCTGGTGACTACAGGTCAGGCTAAGGCCACAACCCGGTTGTCTTACGCCTCCATTGGGGTAGTAATCGGCCTGACCGATGTTGCGGAAAAAACCAAGTGCCTTTCCGTTGGTGTGGATAATTTCGACGTACTGCGCGTCGTCCGCTGACAGTCGCTCGGCGGGTTTCTTCAATCGGAACAGGGGCGATGCTGGATCTAGCCCGACAATATATCCAATCTTTCCGGAGTGTACTTTCTTGCCGGCGATACCTGCGATGTGTGCGCCAAGGCTGTGCCCGATGATACCCACGCGGTCGATATCTTGCCCCAGCCCCGTCACGAGATTGTCGATTAGCGTGGCCACAAGGCTGGCAA encodes:
- the LOC128724291 gene encoding lipase member H-A-like, which codes for MVTKRYSVVSMLLLIAIFKDIFCSGQEGEATTSDPDLDDMEYDRDNEGDSLIPPQITLRTDHGDPVPTVQVPGKDGEFVPMTRMDVQECKNNASYYEATKYVQCYLYRANASENRYEFHFNGLSSIIQAGFRRDLPTAILVHGWLGSSESVVIEPLAKALLAQDDKNVIAVDWEQGASTLLYPVARYRVPKVASLVATLIDNLVTGLGQDIDRVGIIGHSLGAHIAGIAGKKVHSGKIGYIVGLDPASPLFRLKKPAERLSADDAQYVEIIHTNGKALGFFRNIGQADYYPNGGVRQPGCGLSLTCSHQRAVDFFKESLKIRDYYARRCDGLTNLGPSCSTYNTALGGLIWKSSKPAGVYYISTAPNEPFLRSKSAEATSTTWLIVSLSLISTLLSS